A region from the Candidatus Poribacteria bacterium genome encodes:
- a CDS encoding ankyrin repeat domain-containing protein: MTNKQPFITAVQDGDVDTVKHLLGTDEVLAAQIDAPWFSFDAPAIVFAAAAGNRELIEALLDAGADIDVKSSWWAGGTSALHHVTGSMLNYNRELAEYLIERGATIDAHAAAGLDMFEELAELIRKDPEVVNALGSDGMSPLHFAATPRIVELLLTHGADINLRDRDHHGTPAQWTMRRRPEVCRYLLERGAEADVVLYCVMGNVERARAEFEKKPELFSLRINVKSPKGYVIPTLKSPEQTDEVPGGHVYAYQIGPTMPLLEIALQSQQPAIVDLLIDSGYEINFRDWYVLVGQGPKRFDTLVKKLLATGWDINERRKHRRGLWTPLHWVAQRGLTNGVACLLANGADPNVTDDKGRTPMHIIAQKGVGKNQIGLLIGHGGDINRRDTDGKTPLDYARKAKKKSVANFLIEYANRV, translated from the coding sequence ATGACAAACAAGCAACCGTTTATCACTGCCGTACAGGATGGCGATGTGGATACAGTCAAGCACCTACTGGGGACTGATGAAGTGCTTGCTGCGCAAATCGATGCACCGTGGTTCAGTTTCGATGCCCCCGCCATCGTGTTTGCCGCCGCGGCAGGTAATCGCGAACTCATCGAGGCACTGCTCGACGCTGGCGCGGATATTGATGTCAAAAGCAGTTGGTGGGCAGGCGGCACCTCGGCATTACACCACGTCACCGGCTCCATGCTGAACTACAACAGAGAACTCGCCGAATACCTGATAGAACGAGGCGCGACAATCGACGCACACGCCGCCGCAGGTTTGGACATGTTCGAGGAACTCGCCGAACTGATTCGCAAAGACCCTGAAGTTGTCAACGCACTGGGGTCTGACGGTATGTCTCCACTCCATTTCGCCGCGACTCCCCGAATCGTGGAACTCCTCCTCACGCACGGCGCAGACATAAACCTACGGGACCGCGACCATCACGGCACGCCAGCGCAATGGACGATGAGAAGACGGCCCGAGGTGTGTCGCTATCTCCTTGAACGGGGTGCCGAGGCGGATGTTGTCCTCTACTGTGTGATGGGTAATGTTGAACGTGCCAGGGCAGAATTTGAAAAAAAGCCCGAACTCTTCAGTCTCAGGATTAATGTGAAATCCCCTAAAGGCTATGTGATACCAACGTTGAAGTCACCAGAGCAAACGGACGAAGTTCCGGGTGGGCATGTCTATGCATATCAGATCGGACCTACCATGCCCCTGCTTGAGATAGCTCTTCAATCCCAACAACCCGCAATTGTTGATCTGCTCATTGACTCAGGTTATGAAATCAACTTTCGGGATTGGTATGTGCTTGTTGGACAGGGACCGAAGCGGTTTGATACGTTGGTGAAAAAGTTGCTTGCCACAGGTTGGGACATCAACGAGCGTCGGAAACATCGGCGTGGTCTGTGGACACCCCTACATTGGGTCGCGCAACGCGGTTTAACGAATGGTGTCGCTTGTTTATTAGCAAACGGGGCAGATCCAAACGTAACGGATGACAAGGGACGTACCCCGATGCACATCATCGCGCAAAAAGGGGTTGGCAAAAACCAGATAGGGTTGTTAATCGGGCACGGTGGCGACATTAATAGACGCGATACCGACGGTAAAACACCTCTTGATTATGCCCGGAAAGCGAAGAAAAAATCGGTTGCAAATTTCCTCATAGAATATGCAAATCGCGTGTAA